Part of the Bacilli bacterium genome, CGCCCATATCCTTCAAATTTTCAATTCCGTGGATGCTGGCGTTTTCAACAAACGGCAATATCGACATTTTCGGGATCAGGCAATTTCCCGCTTCCGGGCTTGCTTGAATGGAATAATCCAGCTTTTCGCCAAAGCGGTATTTCTGAATCTCCAGAAAACAATGAATCAGATCCAACTCTTCGTTGACCGTCACCCAATCTTTTTCCCAGGTTAACGATTTGCGAAAGATTTTCGCCATATTGTAGATAATTCTTGCGGTTTCCTGTTCTTTTTTGATCAGGCTGCGCATCCGGATCGTCTCCAAAGCGTTAAACAGAAAATGCGGATTGATTTGGCTTTGCAAGGCGTGTAGCTGAGCCTGCTTGCGTTTGATTTCCAAATCTTTTTTCTGGATATCGGCGACATACACTTCATTGATCAGTTTGCGGATTTGGCGAATCATCCGGTTGAATTCTTCCGTCAACTGGCCGATTTCGTCGCGATAGTTTTCGTGTCTGATCAGTTCAAAATTTTGCCGTTTGACCTGCTTCATATGCTTCAAAACCCGGATAATCCGCAGATTGAGCGATCGCGTAATCCAGAGGATGATTAAAGTCGGAATGACGATATTGGGAATGGCCAAATACAAAACCATATTCCGCGATTTATGGACGTCTTCGAGCACGTTTTTCTCGGATACGACCCCTACTATGCGCCAATCTTTCAGGTAGCTGACATTGCGGAAATTCCGCTCGAACACATGCATGCCGGCAGCCATTGCATCTTGCGCGAACTTCACATGCCGCGTGGACCAATCCACCTTGGGATTCGTCGTGTATTCAATCGTATCGTTTTTGCCCAGCAAATAGATGTCGCCCTGAACGGTCACGTTGTGTAAAACATCTTCAATCGTATGAATGTCGATGTCAATTTTCAGGATCTTTTGCCACTTGTTCATATAATGATAATCGAGTCTGCGAATCACGCTGAATGTCTGATTTGCGCCTGTAAGAGAGGAAATATTATTGCGGATAACTAGCGGGGAAGAACCTTTTATATTCATCAACTCCCGGTACCACTCGGTTTTGCGGATCTCGCCGGTAATCGGCAAGACGCTGCCGCCGCCGATGATGGTCGGATTTGTCGTATAAATTTCAATATTTTTAATGGCTTTATAAA contains:
- a CDS encoding sensor histidine kinase, coding for MGFNLNNVRIRSKMLILYFLSVFIPIIFTNIMFYTVTTNNVRNQKIRDISLAMEQTSKDFRAQIDLAVGISEVLYTDSLLNDALDKSYPHPSAYVEAYHNTINYTIGKFSPVYKAIKNIEIYTTNPTIIGGGSVLPITGEIRKTEWYRELMNIKGSSPLVIRNNISSLTGANQTFSVIRRLDYHYMNKWQKILKIDIDIHTIEDVLHNVTVQGDIYLLGKNDTIEYTTNPKVDWSTRHVKFAQDAMAAGMHVFERNFRNVSYLKDWRIVGVVSEKNVLEDVHKSRNMVLYLAIPNIVIPTLIILWITRSLNLRIIRVLKHMKQVKRQNFELIRHENYRDEIGQLTEEFNRMIRQIRKLINEVYVADIQKKDLEIKRKQAQLHALQSQINPHFLFNALETIRMRSLIKKEQETARIIYNMAKIFRKSLTWEKDWVTVNEELDLIHCFLEIQKYRFGEKLDYSIQASPEAGNCLIPKMSILPFVENASIHGIENLKDMGAIHLQIIMDEETLLCTVTDNGIGMSEEKRNALLKDLYENESMGERIGIKNVFYRLKLYYGDRFELKIDSAQGAGTRVTIRFPLRDTVISQQFRAAEN